In one Myotis daubentonii chromosome 1, mMyoDau2.1, whole genome shotgun sequence genomic region, the following are encoded:
- the COMMD8 gene encoding COMM domain-containing protein 8, translated as MESEEGTPLWRLQKLPAERGPQLLHKIIDGICGRTYPLYQDYQSVWDSTEWMHVLEDITKFFKAVVGKKLSDEEISQQLNQLNSSHQETIMKCLKSRKDEIKQTLLNEIVDISSAQLQDFDWQLKLALSSDKIATLQMPLLNLHLDVKENGEVKPYSIEMSKEELQNLINSLEAANKVIRQFK; from the exons ATGGAGTCCGAGGAGGGGACGCCGCTGTGGCGGCTGCAGAAGCTTCCCGCCGAGCGGGGCCCGCAG CTTCTTCACAAAATAATTGATGGCATTTGTGGCCGAACTTATCCTCTCTACCAGGATTATCAAAGTGTTTGGGATTCCACAGAATGGATGCATGTTCTGGAAGATATTACCAAATTTTTCAAAGCTGTAGTGGGCAAAAAATTATCTGATGAAGAG ATATCTCAGCAATTGAATCAGTTGAATTCGTCTCATCAGGAAACTATCATGAAATGCTTGAAAAgtagaaaagatgaaattaagCAGACTCTGTTAAACGAAATAGTTGATATTTCCTCTGCACAGCTACAGGATTTTGATTGGCAGTTAAAG CTTGCACTTTCCAGTGACAAGATTGCAACATTACAAATGCCACTTTTAAACCTTCATCTAGATGTAAAAGAAAATGGTGAAGTCAAACCATATTCTATCGAAATGAGTAAAGAAGAGCTACAGAACCTAATAAATTCCTTGGAAGCAGCTAATAAG GTCATTCGGCAGTTCAAATAA